A region from the Gavia stellata isolate bGavSte3 chromosome 12, bGavSte3.hap2, whole genome shotgun sequence genome encodes:
- the SNTN gene encoding LOW QUALITY PROTEIN: sentan (The sequence of the model RefSeq protein was modified relative to this genomic sequence to represent the inferred CDS: deleted 1 base in 1 codon; substituted 1 base at 1 genomic stop codon): protein MAASRLLSQGRAXIHLFAITKLLRDHKHPGLEMCGCRASVPSTKQYSVNQPAPTSTKRSPSAAAGMPKRIPIAKQLASIKALGKGSDLEKAFATTALVYNNSADAEGKLSKAETKSLLQTQFWGFIQGQENKPKYQEIVSALDEESENKIDFEDFMILLVSLTLMSDLLQEIKNVKTTK from the exons ATGGCTGCAAGCAGGCTGCTTTCGCAGGGCAGAGCTTGAATTCACCTGTTTGCTATTACT AAGTTGCTTAGAGATCACAAACACCCCGGCCTCGAGATGTGTGGCTGCAGAGCAAGCGTTCCCAGCACGAAGCAGTACTCGGTCAATCAGCCAGCTCCTACTTCCACCAAAAGAAgcccttcagctgcagcaggcatGCCCAAGCG CATCCCTATAGCCAAGCAGCTGGCATCAATAAAAG CTCTAGGAAAAGGCTCAGACCTTGAAAAAGCTTTTGCTACCACAGCTTTGGTGTATAACAACTCTGCTGATGCTGAAGGCAAACTCAGCAAAGCTGAAACCAAAAGCCTGCTGCAAACCCAGTTTTGGGGTTTCATACAG GgccaagaaaacaaaccaaaataccAGGAAATAGTTTCTGCCCTGGATGAGGAGTCGGAGAACAAAATTGATTTTGAAGATTTCATGATCTTGTTAGTCAGTCTCACTCTAATGTCTGACCTGCTGCAGGAGatcaaaaatgtgaaaactaCAAAATGA